The following coding sequences lie in one Flagellimonas eckloniae genomic window:
- a CDS encoding NAD(P)/FAD-dependent oxidoreductase encodes MNSPEVLIIGGGLAGLTAALDLANKGKEVLVIEKNLYPNHKVCGEYVSNEVLPYLEYLGIAFNDFQLPKIDTFQLSTQAGKLVQVNLPLGGFGISRYTLDNQLYILAKKRGVVFLFDTVTEVQYVQDNFSVMLSTKQKITCKVVLGAFGKRSNLDVKLKRNFIQQKSPWLGIKSHYENTGHPSNVVGLHNFPGGYGGLSKIEDGSINFCCLVRYDDFKTEGDIASFYKKIASQNPILKDFLSNAKSKFEKPLSIAQISFERKKAIENHVLMCGDTAGLIHPLCGNGMAMAIHSAKLAADQVVIFLEKANFTREDMEKEYQALWEKNFKNRLWMGRQLQTLMMHTNWFNFGMNTVANSKLMLRSLIRNTHGNPILS; translated from the coding sequence GTGAATAGTCCCGAAGTACTTATTATTGGAGGTGGTCTGGCAGGATTAACAGCTGCTTTGGATTTGGCGAATAAAGGAAAAGAGGTATTGGTCATTGAAAAGAACCTATATCCAAATCATAAAGTATGTGGTGAATATGTATCCAATGAGGTGTTACCATATTTAGAGTATTTGGGTATAGCATTTAATGACTTTCAGTTGCCAAAAATCGACACATTTCAACTCAGCACACAAGCAGGTAAATTAGTTCAGGTGAATTTGCCATTGGGCGGTTTTGGTATTAGTCGCTATACCTTGGATAATCAACTTTACATTCTAGCAAAGAAAAGGGGAGTTGTTTTTCTTTTTGATACCGTAACGGAGGTGCAGTATGTACAGGATAATTTTTCGGTAATGCTATCCACGAAACAAAAAATAACCTGTAAAGTTGTTTTAGGGGCATTTGGCAAGCGTTCCAATCTTGATGTAAAGCTGAAACGAAATTTTATCCAACAGAAATCTCCCTGGTTGGGAATAAAATCCCATTATGAAAATACGGGGCACCCATCAAACGTTGTAGGACTTCATAATTTCCCAGGGGGTTATGGTGGGCTTTCCAAAATAGAGGATGGAAGCATAAATTTCTGTTGCTTGGTTCGTTACGATGATTTTAAAACAGAAGGTGATATTGCTTCATTTTATAAAAAGATTGCTTCGCAAAATCCAATATTGAAGGATTTCCTATCAAACGCAAAATCAAAATTTGAAAAACCTTTAAGCATTGCACAGATTTCTTTTGAAAGAAAGAAAGCAATTGAAAACCATGTTTTGATGTGTGGCGACACGGCAGGTTTAATTCACCCTCTTTGTGGTAACGGAATGGCAATGGCAATACATAGTGCGAAATTAGCAGCCGATCAAGTGGTGATTTTTTTGGAAAAAGCTAATTTCACCCGAGAAGATATGGAAAAAGAGTATCAAGCCCTTTGGGAAAAGAATTTTAAAAACAGATTATGGATGGGTAGGCAATTACAAACCCTTATGATGCATACCAATTGGTTTAATTTTGGAATGAATACCGTGGCAAATTCTAAATTGATGCTCCGTAGTTTGATTAGGAATACGCATGGAAACCCAATTTTGAGTTAA
- a CDS encoding methyltransferase domain-containing protein, with amino-acid sequence MDFSVRSRELELMDNPDMGFDTLSDAYADINRCNRLLGGESITINAVWNLVKLDIKKSYTILDMGCGDGTMLRKLSTFLSEKGVSHSMTGIDLRDDVLHIASQKSLDFSNIEFMKVDILKADSSLSCDILINTLTMHHFEEERIDAFLNKFVSLAKVGVVINDLQRSRLAYSLFQVFGFFFIKTDLAKYDGLVSISKGFRKHELIALSKKIPSVMHEIKWKWAFRYVWVMKFNRQTN; translated from the coding sequence ATGGATTTTTCAGTAAGAAGTAGAGAACTGGAACTCATGGACAATCCAGATATGGGATTTGACACACTAAGTGATGCCTATGCAGACATTAATAGATGCAATAGGTTGCTGGGAGGAGAGTCAATTACAATAAATGCGGTTTGGAATCTGGTTAAATTGGACATTAAAAAATCGTATACGATTTTAGATATGGGCTGTGGAGATGGAACCATGCTTCGGAAACTTTCTACTTTTCTCAGTGAAAAAGGCGTTTCGCACAGTATGACAGGAATAGACTTAAGAGATGATGTTTTACACATTGCAAGCCAAAAATCATTGGATTTTTCTAATATAGAGTTCATGAAAGTTGACATTCTAAAGGCTGATTCTTCTCTTTCATGCGATATCTTGATCAACACATTGACCATGCATCATTTTGAAGAGGAGCGTATAGACGCTTTTTTAAACAAGTTTGTAAGCTTGGCCAAGGTTGGGGTGGTAATAAATGACCTTCAACGTAGCAGGTTGGCATATTCCCTTTTTCAAGTATTTGGTTTTTTCTTCATAAAGACCGATTTGGCAAAATACGATGGGTTAGTGTCCATAAGTAAAGGTTTTCGGAAGCATGAACTTATCGCTTTATCAAAAAAAATACCAAGTGTTATGCATGAAATTAAATGGAAATGGGCATTTCGGTATGTATGGGTAATGAAATTTAATCGACAGACTAATTAA
- a CDS encoding type III polyketide synthase: MNAVHIVEVSKQLPKYSRKTSDIIPFIDGWLSGQDSRFRRKVVKIFEGAGVDCRYGIMDIDEVFTATSFEEKNAIYAREVKVLGEQVLEKALKGAQWEPESLDYIITVSCTGIMIPSLDAYLVNSLGLRQDIVRLPVTEMGCAAGVSGLIYASNFLKSNPGKRAAIIAVESPTATFQLNDFSMANMVSAAIFGDGAACVLLSSEAEGQGPRIIGEEMYHFTNATHLMGFDLTNTGLKMILDPAVPEIIAKYFPEIVHPFLEKFDSNIEKVEHLIFHPGGKKIVQTVEELFGKLGKNIDDTRDVLHSYGNMSSVTVLYVLERFLSKEIKKGEQGMVLSFGPGFSAQRLLLEW, from the coding sequence ATGAATGCAGTTCACATAGTAGAGGTGTCAAAACAGTTACCAAAGTATAGCAGAAAAACCTCGGATATAATCCCTTTTATTGATGGTTGGCTTTCGGGTCAAGACAGTCGTTTTAGAAGAAAAGTGGTCAAAATATTTGAAGGGGCCGGTGTGGATTGCCGTTATGGGATTATGGATATTGATGAGGTCTTTACCGCGACCTCCTTTGAAGAGAAAAATGCCATTTATGCCAGGGAAGTAAAAGTTCTAGGCGAGCAGGTGCTTGAAAAAGCATTAAAAGGCGCTCAATGGGAGCCTGAATCGTTGGATTATATTATTACAGTAAGCTGTACGGGTATTATGATTCCTTCTTTGGATGCATATTTGGTCAACTCATTGGGATTACGACAGGATATTGTTAGACTTCCTGTTACAGAAATGGGATGCGCAGCTGGAGTTTCCGGTTTAATTTATGCCTCTAACTTCCTTAAATCCAATCCGGGAAAACGGGCGGCTATTATCGCTGTAGAAAGTCCCACAGCAACCTTTCAATTAAATGATTTTTCAATGGCCAATATGGTGAGTGCAGCCATATTCGGGGATGGCGCGGCATGCGTGCTGCTATCCTCCGAAGCTGAAGGACAGGGGCCTAGAATTATCGGCGAAGAAATGTATCATTTCACCAATGCCACACATTTAATGGGCTTTGATTTGACAAATACCGGTTTAAAGATGATTTTAGACCCCGCTGTCCCTGAAATAATAGCGAAGTATTTTCCAGAAATCGTCCACCCTTTTTTAGAGAAATTTGATTCTAATATTGAAAAAGTAGAACATTTAATTTTTCACCCTGGAGGAAAGAAAATTGTACAGACTGTTGAAGAATTGTTTGGTAAATTGGGAAAGAATATTGATGATACCAGAGACGTGTTGCATAGCTATGGTAATATGAGCAGTGTTACCGTACTTTATGTTTTGGAACGTTTTTTAAGTAAAGAAATCAAAAAAGGAGAGCAGGGCATGGTATTGAGTTTTGGCCCTGGGTTTTCCGCACAGCGTTTACTATTGGAATGGTAA